The sequence TTGAAATGATCGATGTTGGTCAGTCCAAAATGACTTTTTCATTCTGTAATGGAAATACGTGTATTTCACGTTACCAAGTCATTTATGGTTTCCATGCCTTTAGATATCCAGGTTGTGTTTTAAGAGAGTGATGTTGGTTCTCGTAGAATATGTTCAATTTTCTTCTATATTGTTAaagtgttcttaactatgaagttgttcATGTTTTTAGCTTTATCCTTTGGAAAATAGACACATAAACGGATTCTGGGGATGAGCGTGCtcatcttcaatatgtacccattgttcccctttagtgcatttaactatATGTCTCAAGTAAAAGCTTGGGTGGTGAGGTGATACACTTCcaagtctggaaggttaaaaccaccctcaggctttcatattgttgagtaatggaataacgttatctttatatatttgttgtttgttgaCACTTATTAAGCATCCTAAATATTACATTTTTAATAATCCACAAAGGATTGTTGTAGATTGTGAGTTATTCTTTTTCTTTTTCCTATTTCcattattttgtttttttcccaAGTTATTTTATATCCTGAGATTTTTGAGTATTCTGAAAAGGACTTCAGACATGCCATCTTCTGTATTCAGTGTACAACTGCCTGTACTGGCTTGGCCCTGGTCTGCAAAACCAACAAGGCCTTAATTTGGCTTCTGTCTTGGGTGAGGCGTTAAATACTCAGGCCTGCCGTCCCTTTGCCAAGTCCCTGGCAACCTCATCGGAATACTAATGTTGAAACGGTTACCCGCTGCCCTCAACGTTATGGCCTCTTTTCCCCTTGCCTGCCTGCAACGTTCAGGAGGGACTACCTCGCTTGTTTTCTCCAGGGGAAGTTGACAGACTGTCTACCCAGGGGTCTCCgttgcaataaaaaaaaaaactggaaaCAGAACCCTGCCATCCGTAAAAACAGACTTTGGGAGTGTGGGGTCTCTTAGGGCTGAGAGTCAAAAGTCAAGTCGGACTCAGTGGACACTATGGATTTTAGGGAGAAGTTGTAGGGGAATTGTACTGTTTGCAAAGCAGCTTCAGAAGTAACCTTTCAGTTACAgctgaaatcatttcaaattctatTTCCTGTTTTTGAGAGGGTAAGGGCTAAAATTGGTTATGGGATGGGAAAAAAACATAATAATACATCATCATTCTATTTGTAAGAAAGTAATTAACAATCTGAATGCACGCACATGAATAATATGCATACAAATCATTAAcatttacagtggcaagaaaaacaatgtgaaccttttggaattacctagatttctgcataaattggccatcaagtcacaacaatagacaaacattgtgtgcttaaactaataacacacaaactattgtatttttcttgtctatattgaatacatcatttaaaaattcacagtgtaggtcggaaaaagtatgtgaaccccctaGGCTAATCGCTTCTCCAAAAGCTGAttgagtccaatcaatgagacgagattggagacgttggttagagctgccttgacctataaaaaacactcacaaaatttgagtttgctattcacaagaagcattgcctgatgtgaaccatgcctcggaCAAAAGAGAtgtcagaagacctaagattaagaattgttgagtTACTTGAAGCAGGAAAGGGTTACAaatgtatctctaaaagccttgatgttcatcagtccacagtaagacaaattgtctataaacggagaaagttcagcactgttgctactcttccTAGGAGTTgactgcaaagatgactgcaagagcacagtgcagaatgctcaatgaggttaagaagaatcctagaatgtcagctaaagacttacagaaatctctggaacatgctaacatctatgttgacgagtctacgatacgtaaaacaccaaacaagaatggtgttcatgggaggacaccacggaagaagccactgctgtccaaaaaaaactatttctgcacgtctgaagttttacaaaagtgcacctggatgttccacagcgctactggcaaaatattctgtggacagatgaaactacagttgagttgttaggaaggaacacacaacactatgtgtggagagaaaaaaaggcacagcacaccaacaacAAAAcctcccaactgtaaagtatggtggagggagcatcatggtttgtggctgctttgctgcctcagggcctggacagcttgctgtcatcgacagaaaaatgaaatcccaagtttatcaagacattttgcaggaaaatgttaggctatctgtccgccaattgaagctcaacagaagttgggtgatgcaacaggacaatgacccaaaacacagaagtaaatcaacaacagaatggcttcaacagaagaaaatgcaccttctggagtggcccagtcagtgtcctgacctcaacccgattgagatgctgtggcatgacctcaagagagcagttcacaccagacatcccaagaatattgctgaactgaaacagttttgtaaagaggaatggtccaaaattcctcctgaccgttgtgcaggtctgatccacaactacagaaaacgtttggttgagtttattgctgccaaaggagggtcaaccagttattaaatccaagggttcacatacttttcccaacctgcactgtgaatgtttacacagtgtgttcaataaagacttgTTTGTGTATTATAATTGTTTGTgtattattagtttaagcagactgtgtttgtctattgttgtgacctagatgaagatcaaatcaaattttatgaccaatttatgcagaaatccaggtatttccaaagggttcacatactttttcttgccactgtataggCGCAAGATTTGTATGCGAAAGGAAATTAAATGCACTAAATATACTAACTTAATTGACTAGTAAATGGTGTAAACAAATATGAAAAACTGGGTAACACTTTACTACCTGTTAGACATAACAGGACGATTCCAATGCCGGAGTAAAAACAATTCTTATGAGAGGGCCATGAACAGTACCCAGTAATGCTGTATACTGCTAGAAACCTCAGATTTTCCCTTTTTTTGGTCCTCATTATTTACTATGAGTTGTATTCACTTTTCCAACCACAAGATGTAGTAAATAGTATGAATCGTATGAAAATATTATGATTTCATACGCTATGAACAACCTATTCATGAAAAATGTGCGAATATGGCCTGACATCCATTATGTTTTGGGATAATCTTCATATATTTACAATCAACTTTACAAATGACATCCTATATGATTTTAGCTACCTTATTACTGTAATAAATGATGATAAAACTTGTGGTTAGGGAAAAGTAGCCTTATTTTTGGGTCACGGCTTTTATTCATTCTTGTGTCCCTCCCCTTCTGAAACTCACAAATGTTTTACCATCTCCGCTTTAATCTCCTCTAAAAGTTGTCCATCTGTGAAGAACACAAAGGTTTTGTTTCACATCTACAAATATcttttaaaaaaacaacatttaaacTTGATATAAAACCATTTGTGTTTGTTGTAGAACGATCCCACGGGGCACACGACATCATTTCAAATGTGGATAATtaggtaatatttggttgagatgttgatcaatgagattccaACCTTAAACTTCCAatatgttatcactatgcttttaACCATCTAAAACCACATCCAAATTCCAATCGgaaaacaatgtctgatttttgcttTAGTCGTCACACTTATCACTGCGCGTTCAACTATTTAAAAGTTCAAACgagaatacaatgtcagatatgttgtttatttatacaacagatgAATGTATTATCCccgtgcttcatctaatagcacaaccaaacaACGTGGATTGCAGGTGAGAATACATTTAAAGTACATAGCGCAAGTGATCAGTGCTGttcgagattctgcacagattattatagcaattgtaAAGATCTCCAAAgacctattctttaacttagatttttgtttGAGATGGGGACATAAAATCCCAACATATAAACTAtgaatttgtagacaaactggaataaAAGCCAGAATAAATCAGTGGCACTGACTGACCTATCCAAGCAGAACTATCCAAACTCCtccaaatgttgatatttggttgcacagacaaccaaacacaattcaacatccCAGTTTGTCTACAACTTAATAATTGATATGTCGCATTCACATCTTCATCTCAACCAAACCTCAAAGATAAAGGAAAGGACTAACTCCAATCCAATCAAACGTTAAATGCACTTCAAATAAAGTCACATTTGATTTAGTCCCCTTCTTTCAATGAATCCAACATATTCATAATTAACTTGAAGCCAAGACCTTATTTGTGTTGTCTGTTTTCTGTGGTTGATTTGAATCAGCTCTTGATGACTTTGCAAAAGCCGTAGGCCTAAATAGTATCCTTGATGATATATCACTTATAAAGTACGGTCACATTTAATAttctctgttaaacctaccctttggaatgacttcgatagcaacagtgaatatatttagttattAAGAGACCTCTCAATCATTCTcatgatagcacattggtaatagtcagtgacaaaGCAGGGAGACAGTGACAAAGCAGGGAGACAAAATGaatagctgtagatagatcagtaggaggtgctgcccaacCTATAGTTTTTTCACTGAGAGTGAATTTTACGTTGAAGATCTAACGTTGTTTCAAAAGGTCCAAATTCAACATATCTAATACAAGGTTCCAGCTTCCAGTGGCTGTGGATATGTAACCTGGTACCCCAGGTTATTCTGAGGCGAACTCAATTCAATGACATAATAACGTACGCCCCCAGAATTGCGGCGTTTACGCTTAACCGGTTAAATCCTGAAGGTATAATGCGTTATGATGTGgttataatgcattgtaagaGCATGCATGACCCCCCCGTGTGTTACCAAACTCTTGTCTATTTGATCTTACCTTGACATGGCCTTCCTTCACCTCCCCGTACTGGACGTGTTTCCTCAGGTGGTTACAGATGGCTCTGAGAGTAGGGTGGACCTCCACACAGAAGTTACACCTGTAGCCGATCGGTGCTTTGTCAGCATCACTCACCAgctaaaagaaaagaaaaagggaAGGAAAGGGTGGTAAATCTAACAGCCTTACACTCATTCCACTGATATTCTCTATAACTGATTTCATTTCTAACGATAAAACTTTAAACATCAATACTATGTGTAACATTACTATGTTAGCCCAATACAGTGAAAATGCTTCATATACTGTTGGTTATTATTCACAGTCTCATTCTCATTCTAGTCCAAAACAATGGCCTCATCTAGTATTGTACTGCGATGATAAATCACCATCATTTTGTAAACTCTTCTACTCACTTTCTCAGGCTTTGTCTCCGGTGGCTCGGACGACTTCTGCTTGCTAAggagctgtttcctcctctcttgCCGCATCGCCCTCTTCTGGAACTCCTCGTTATGGTTCATCAGGTGAGTGCTGAGGAGAGGAAGGCCCAGGAACTTCAACTCGCAGTGGGAACACTGATAGAGTTCTGTCTCCATCCCATCTTCCGTGAGGCTGGGGTGGATGACAAAGTCCTGTTTGTGGTCCTTGCCGCTGTGATGGTCGTTGTAGTGCATGGAGAGAAGTCTCACCGTGCTGAATAGCTGGAAGCATTTTAAACACTTGAAAGGCAGCCACTCGGCAACCTCTCCCTCTGGTTCGGGCTTTGGTTCAACCTCCACCACTTCTGTTACCTCTTCAACATGTTCAGGTTCTTTGGCATAGAGCACAGTGAAGTAGCGTCCGAGCTTGCTGGTGTGTTGCCGCTTGGGGAAGACTCCTGGATGGCGTTTGATGTAGTGTGAAACTATGCTCTTTCTGCTGAAGGCCTGGAACGCACAGAGCGaacactccctcctctccacgGCCAATCGTAGCTCCTCGCTCAGCTCCGACCCTTCAGCCTCCGATGCCACGGGCACCACCACTTTACTGGGCTTCTCCGTCAAAGTCTTGGAGGCTGCCAGGCAATGTGTGTAATAGGCATCAATGTCATGACGTTTCTGGTAATGTGCCGCCAGGCCTTTGCGAATGGGATTGGTGTATGAACAGAGAGCACACTTGAAGACGTTGTTCTTGCCTTCCGGTTGAGCTCTGACGTTGTTGTGCTTGATGCGGTAGTGTCGAGCTATGCCTTTTCTGGTTGAGCAGAAGTACTTGCAGAGCTGACACCTAAACACAGCATGAGTTTCTCCTTTGTTGATAGGGAACTGGGTGAGAGCAAGTTTAAATTCGCTAACCTCTTGTACCTCTGATGATACACTTGTGGCACTGCATTCAGCGACCACCTCATCTTTCACAGTGGAATATGGCACGAGGGAAGGCTTGAACATATCTGAAGCTGGTTGATTGTGATATTTTTCATAGTGAATTTTCAGTTTCTCCAATGTTCCATGAGTGTAAGGACACATTTTGCATCTGTATGCTCCATAACCCTGTCTTTGGGTCTTGCACTTGTCATCCACTTCAGTTATATCTTTAACCTGCTCGATGTCATCCGCAAAGTCCTCAGCGGTGACTTTCACCAACGGATGCCTCTTCTGGTAATGAGTAAGAACTCCATGGATGCGTGAATTCACATATGGACAGTGTCGGCACTTGTAAACCGAACTTGGATTTATATCAGCTTCTTGTGCGAAGTCAGCCGCCTTGACTTTCATGCCTGGGTGTTTTTTGCCATAGTGTGTCAGAAGTCCATGTAGGCTGTTATactcagacagacatacagtgcaCTGGTAGGGGTTGTTGGAGATCGAGTTGCTTGTGTGGGAGAGCCTGGGATGGTATTGGTGGTGTTGGTGCTCTTGAGGTGAGTTAGGGATATCCAGTGGTCCTTCATCGTGAGTAGTTGGAAGAAAAGTGAAAGGTGGTCCTTTAGCCATTGAGGGGTGGACTTTTTCTTGGGATCTTGGACCTTTGATTATGTCCAATAGCACAGACTCATCCCCTTTGACAGCCCAGGGGTGGACAGCTTGGTAGTGGTTGGTAATATCCCAGATGGAGCACGCCTCGAAGGCACAATCTCTGCATTGGTAGTGCTTACTGTCCCCAGCGTTCCCCCCTGGCTGGGAGGCGGTAGTATCAGGCCCGGCCCACAGCTTGCTTGCCATGTACGTGTAGTCAACATTGTGCTCTGGGTGGCGTCTTTGGTAATGCATTAGCAGCCCGTTGGGTTCCGCATGGGAGTAGATGCACCACTCACAGTGATAACCAGCCTCCAGGATGCCATCTTGGTACGCCCAGTGTAAAATGGTCATGGCTGTGGCTTTCACAGTAGGATGATCCTTCTTCAGGTGCTTCTTCAATGCGTAAACGTATGGAGATGTATAAGAGCAGTGCCTGCACTTCAGTGAGCGAAGACATCCGGAGGATGCCTCGGTCTCGGTGGGAGCAGCAGGGGCTATGGCAGAGGCGGCAGTGCCTGACTGGCCCATCTGCGCTCGCTCTCGTTGACTGCGGACCACTGCAGTGTGCCGGCGTACAAGGTCAGCATTGGACTTTGCGTCCCTGTGCTTCTTCTGGTAGTGAATAAGCACTCCTTTGACAGTGCGGTTCCCGTAGTCACAGTGCTGACAGAAGAAAAGCATCTCTGCTTCTCCTTTCTCCGTGACAACTCTAGCGTGAGAATTGCTGGACCCATCAAATCCGTTGCTGTTGAACTGTTTGAGAAACTGCTTTGGGGGTGCAATCTGAAGCTCATCCATTAGTTTCATCAACCCAGAGGTGGGAGCGGCGTGTTTGATGTATTTCGCAGTCACCTTTATTTCTGGATGTCTCTTTTGATAATGGACAAGAACACCCACTACAGAGCGGTTGCTGTACACACAATGTTTACAGTAGTAGATCTCCTCATCTGTACCAAATGGCATGGCGGCGCTTGGCGACTTAGCAGGGGTTGGTATATTGACGTTGTAAGAAGAGTTGCCTGCTGACTGTGGCCTATCGACTGTGATAACTCGCATGGTTTTCTGAATGCGGAAATATGAGGCCTTTTGCTCTGGGTGCTTTTTCTGATAGTGAACCAATACAGAGTGCATGTTAGGGCTAGCAAAGGAGCATATGTCACAGTCATAGACCACAACATTACCAACCTCTTTCAGGGCCTCTGTCTCAGAGCTTGAATCTTGAGTCTTTGCAACACTTTTGAGCACAGGACTGGACGAGGACTTGGGCGTGGAAGTGGAGGAGCTACAGGTGAAACTCTTGGGACCAGAATTTAAAATTTCTCTCAGCGTTTGAGATTCTGCTCCCTTGTGCTGCTGTTCCACCATGTAACTCGAGAAGATCATAGCGTTGTTTATTTTCACCTCAGGGTGCATTCTTTGGTAATGGGGCATCAAGCTTCTGACGTTTGGACTTGTGTACGAACAAAAGCGGCACATGTACACCAAATCTGGCTGGTTGAAGTTCAGCACATTGCTGGCTTCTGGGTGGTGATCCATGTAGTGCTCATGAAGGTTGTTGAAGTTGGTGTATTCGATGAAGCACTCCAGACAACGAAATACGGCACTTTGGTCCTCAGGGTCGAGGATGTATCTAAAGCTAAACTTAATGTAGGGGTGCATTCTCTGGTAGTGGGTGCTCACACTGCGGGCTGACTTGTTATGGTAGTCACAGTGCTTGCAATAGAATCGTGCCATCCCTGAGTCCTCTGTATAGTCGAGGTTCTCCTGGAAAGAAGTGTCCCGGCTGTCTTGGCTGCTCTGGTCTTGGAGATCCGCTTTAAGATCAACAGACTCCTTGTCCTCATCATCAGAGAGTGTCATTGCAATGGGAATGTTTCTTAGCTTTGACGTGAGGGTTCTTTTTCTTTTACCCACCCGGCCTTCGTAAAGCTTGTTGTAAACGTAGCCATGATTTTTACTCTCACTGTTGTTCTCCTCCTTGTCTCTGCCTGCATCTTCATTCACGTTGAGCTCTCCTTCCTCTTCATCATCCATTTCTTCCAGATTAATCACCAGATCCTCCTGTTGCTGACTGATCTTGCTCTGAAGGTTGTTGGCAATGTCATCAATCCTAGTTCTCTTCTTGACTGGGGACAGATCCAAAGGTAGATCATTGATGGACTTCCTTGCAGTTTTCCCAGTTAAGTGCTTTTTGGATCCAAGTCCTAGAATTGAAGTCTGTGTTTTTTGTACCTGGCTCGGAGAACTGGAGAATGTTTCCAATTCCGAGTCCTGTTGCTCATTTGTAGAGCCCTCCAAGCTGGCAGCTTGCATGTCGTCACAGTAGGAGTGCTTGTGTTGCTGGTGAACTCGCAGCCCTTTCAGCGTGGTTGTCGAGAAGCTACAGAGTGTACAGCGGTGAGGATTTTGCTGGTTTAGATCATTGCCCACATTACTTTGCTTTTTCCCATTGACTTTGGAAGCAGCAACGTTTCCTCCGTTCACTGATTCTGGTGTCTCGTTATTCTGAGGACCTGGGCTTTCACTGGTCAGGTCCATGGTGTCCCAGTCTGAGGAGTGACTTTGCTTGTGCGTGCCTAACTTGAGAGGGCTGGTGCAGATAAAGGGGCACTCATCACACTTGTATACCGTCGTCTTCCCAGATAGGTGTATGTTCTCAATGTGACGGGAGATGCTTCTGCGATGCATGGTGAGGAAAGAGCAGAAAGGACACTGGAACCTGTTCATGTACCTCCTGAATGGTATCCCTTTAGTCTCCAGCATCTTGTTATCCTCTTCGGACAGAAGCTGCTTGGCAGAATCCCCAGTTGACAAGGGGCCGGTGTAATTGGGACCATCCTCATCACCCAGTTCCTCGTCATCTTCCTCAGAGGTGCTCCTGGAGTCGTCAAGCATGCTTAAATCCATCTCCATGGCAGAGTTGGAAACATCGGACATGACGAAGGTGGACCTGTCAGACAAAATGGAGGATCCCGTGCTGTTGGGCGCTACCGATTGAATCTGTGAATACTGATAGGGTGATATCCCAGAGGCAGGCTTGTTGAGCTTGAAAACTGAGGAGTTGACTACAGAGGAGCCTTCATTACCACTCAGGTCTTTGAAAACCATTTTGGAGTTAGGAGGGCTTCTTGGGGAGGAGGGGGAATCAGATTTAGAAGAGCCTGcgcttccttctccttctccacccGGCTGGATGGTTGAGATAATTTTCCCCATGTTGCGGTGCTTTTTCATCATGTTGTCACACCACTCTCTTCGAAGCGCTTGGTTTCCCCTTGACTTCCCCAGAGGTTTAACCATGGACTCCAGGATACCACGCTCTACCACATCCTCTGCTAGTTCCTCACTGGGTTCGTCGGACGATAATGCCTCAGGGTCATCGACAGCCTCAGACAGAGATTCTGGGGGGTCCAGATTTCCTTTATGATACATCTTCTGGTGCTTCAGGATCCTGGCTTTGCGTGGAGACTTGTATGTACAATACTGGCAGGAGAACACTTTCCCAAGACTGTCATGGATAACGATGTTATAGTTGGACTGTTTGGACGTATGGGAGGCAGGTGAGCTCCCGCCACTTAGTGAGGTTCCATGTACCTTCTTGGTGTGTTCAGACAACAGAGATTTTGATCTGAAGTAACGAACACAGATTTTGCACTGGAATAACTGGTTTGCAGTTTTGTTAGGATGGTTTGCTGACTTGCTGTATGGCATTTGGTTCAAACTTGAAAAGTCTGTTTCAAAGGAGTGGCCAATGGggaaaaaatagaaaaaatagaTGTTAAAGCAGTCTTTCCTTAAATATCAATATCAATGTTAATATACTGTAAATATTAGAACGTATTCATACCCCtagacttattctacattttgttgtgttacagcctgaattcaaaatggattaaatcgattattttcctcatccatctacacacaataccccataatgacaaagtaaaaacatgtttttggaaatattttacagaaatatctcatttacataagaattcacaccCCTCAGTCaataatttgttgaagcacctttggcatagattacagctgtgagtcttactgggtgagtctctaagagctttcacgcctggattgtacaacatttgcacaTGATTCTTttccaaaattcttcaagctctgtcaaattggttgttgatcgatgctagacaaccattttcaggtcttgccgtaGATTTAGAGTCCAAACTGTGACTCGGacgctcaggaacattcactgtcttctcggTAAGCAACTCCATTGTTGATttgccttgtgtttaaggttattgtcctgctaaaatgTGAATGAATCTCCCTGTgtatggtggaaagcagactgaaccagattttgtGCTTAGTGcctttctgtttctttttatcttgaaaaactactaagtattgactcaggggtgtgaaaacttacagtaccagtcaaaagtttgaacacacctactaattcaagtatttttctttatttttactattttacacattgcagaataatagtgaagacatcaaaactatgaaataacacatatggaatcatgtagtaaccaaaaaagtgttaaacaaatcaaagtatgttttatatttgagattcttcaaagtagccaccctttgccttgatgacagctttgcacactctgggcattctctcaaccagcttcatgaggaatgcttttccaacagtcttgaaggagttcccacatatgctgagcacttgttggctgcttttccttcactctgcggttcaactcatcccaaacaatctcatttggtttgaggtcaggtgattgtggaggccaggtcatcttatgcagcactccatcactctccttcttgatcaaatagcccttaaacaacttggaggtgtgttgggtcattgtcctgttgaaaaacaaatgataggatgacgtatcactgcagaatgctgtggtagccatgctggttaagtgtgccttgaattctaaatagatcacagacagtgtcaccagcaaagcacccccacatctcCTCCCCCGTGCTTTaggatgggaaccacacatgcggagatcatccgttcacctactctgcgtctcacaaagacacggcggttggaaccaaaaatctcaaatttggactcatcaaaccaaaggacaaacttccaccggtctaatgcccattgctcatgtttcttggctcaaccaagtctcttcctcttattgttgtcctttagtagtggtttcttggcagcaattcgaccatgaagaactgattcacgcagtctcctctgaacagttgatgttgagatgtgtctgttacttgaactctgtgaagcatttattttggctgcaatctgaggtgcagttaactctaatgaacttcagcagatgtaactctgggtcttcctttcctgtggcggtcctcttgagagccagtttcatcatagcacttgatggttgactggccttcatgtcttaaagaaatgatggactgtcgtttcactttgtttatttgagctgttcttgacataatatggacttggtcttttaccaaatagggctatcttctatccacccctaccttgtcacaacataactgattggctcaaacgcattaagaaggaaagaacttccacaaattaactttaaacaaggcacacctgttaattgaaatccaatccaggtgactacctcatgaagctggttgagagaatgccaagagtgtgcaaagctgtcatcaaggcaaagggtgactactttgaagaattagtttaacacttttttggttactacatgattccatatgtgttatgtcatagttttgatgtcttcactattattctacaatgtagaaaatagtcaaaataaagaaaaacctggaatgagtaggtgtgtccaaactttgtactggtactgtatgtaaattagatatttctgtatttcattttcaatacatttgctaaaatgtttaaaaacatgttttcactttgtcattatggggtgttgtgtgtagatgggtgagaaaataaaTCTAATTAATCCATTtttaaatcaggctgtaaca is a genomic window of Salvelinus alpinus chromosome 18, SLU_Salpinus.1, whole genome shotgun sequence containing:
- the LOC139543593 gene encoding zinc finger protein 462-like isoform X2 — encoded protein: MEVLQCDGCDFRAESSDDLKAHIRDVHTAFLQPTDVGDGEGGGSPCQSRSDSLNSPSQTEGEEEEQNKSPQTETDFSSLNQMPYSKSANHPNKTANQLFQCKICVRYFRSKSLLSEHTKKVHGTSLSGGSSPASHTSKQSNYNIVIHDSLGKVFSCQYCTYKSPRKARILKHQKMYHKGNLDPPESLSEAVDDPEALSSDEPSEELAEDVVERGILESMVKPLGKSRGNQALRREWCDNMMKKHRNMGKIISTIQPGGEGEGSAGSSKSDSPSSPRSPPNSKMVFKDLSGNEGSSVVNSSVFKLNKPASGISPYQYSQIQSVAPNSTGSSILSDRSTFVMSDVSNSAMEMDLSMLDDSRSTSEEDDEELGDEDGPNYTGPLSTGDSAKQLLSEEDNKMLETKGIPFRRYMNRFQCPFCSFLTMHRRSISRHIENIHLSGKTTVYKCDECPFICTSPLKLGTHKQSHSSDWDTMDLTSESPGPQNNETPESVNGGNVAASKVNGKKQSNVGNDLNQQNPHRCTLCSFSTTTLKGLRVHQQHKHSYCDDMQAASLEGSTNEQQDSELETFSSSPSQVQKTQTSILGLGSKKHLTGKTARKSINDLPLDLSPVKKRTRIDDIANNLQSKISQQQEDLVINLEEMDDEEEGELNVNEDAGRDKEENNSESKNHGYVYNKLYEGRVGKRKRTLTSKLRNIPIAMTLSDDEDKESVDLKADLQDQSSQDSRDTSFQENLDYTEDSGMARFYCKHCDYHNKSARSVSTHYQRMHPYIKFSFRYILDPEDQSAVFRCLECFIEYTNFNNLHEHYMDHHPEASNVLNFNQPDLVYMCRFCSYTSPNVRSLMPHYQRMHPEVKINNAMIFSSYMVEQQHKGAESQTLREILNSGPKSFTCSSSTSTPKSSSSPVLKSVAKTQDSSSETEALKEVGNVVVYDCDICSFASPNMHSVLVHYQKKHPEQKASYFRIQKTMRVITVDRPQSAGNSSYNVNIPTPAKSPSAAMPFGTDEEIYYCKHCVYSNRSVVGVLVHYQKRHPEIKVTAKYIKHAAPTSGLMKLMDELQIAPPKQFLKQFNSNGFDGSSNSHARVVTEKGEAEMLFFCQHCDYGNRTVKGVLIHYQKKHRDAKSNADLVRRHTAVVRSQRERAQMGQSGTAASAIAPAAPTETEASSGCLRSLKCRHCSYTSPYVYALKKHLKKDHPTVKATAMTILHWAYQDGILEAGYHCEWCIYSHAEPNGLLMHYQRRHPEHNVDYTYMASKLWAGPDTTASQPGGNAGDSKHYQCRDCAFEACSIWDITNHYQAVHPWAVKGDESVLLDIIKGPRSQEKVHPSMAKGPPFTFLPTTHDEGPLDIPNSPQEHQHHQYHPRLSHTSNSISNNPYQCTVCLSEYNSLHGLLTHYGKKHPGMKVKAADFAQEADINPSSVYKCRHCPYVNSRIHGVLTHYQKRHPLVKVTAEDFADDIEQVKDITEVDDKCKTQRQGYGAYRCKMCPYTHGTLEKLKIHYEKYHNQPASDMFKPSLVPYSTVKDEVVAECSATSVSSEVQEVSEFKLALTQFPINKGETHAVFRCQLCKYFCSTRKGIARHYRIKHNNVRAQPEGKNNVFKCALCSYTNPIRKGLAAHYQKRHDIDAYYTHCLAASKTLTEKPSKVVVPVASEAEGSELSEELRLAVERRECSLCAFQAFSRKSIVSHYIKRHPGVFPKRQHTSKLGRYFTVLYAKEPEHVEEVTEVVEVEPKPEPEGEVAEWLPFKCLKCFQLFSTVRLLSMHYNDHHSGKDHKQDFVIHPSLTEDGMETELYQCSHCELKFLGLPLLSTHLMNHNEEFQKRAMRQERRKQLLSKQKSSEPPETKPEKLVSDADKAPIGYRCNFCVEVHPTLRAICNHLRKHVQYGEVKEGHVKEVADVPLSTIPAESGLTNGEVEEVTDVSTVAAAMCPVVTGAAVATETAEMAVGMSPVVGPAVLPVEQVKERLTGGHPCAQCDRVFMSMQGLRSHERSHSAMAMFTREDKHSCQYCQFVSPFRHNLDKHVQSHHRHHKPFRCKLCPFKSAYLSRLKSHLHKAHPGENTYKCLSCPFSSMTISQLKEHSLRDHGQALTLPKLRAGTTTHTQVPQAGHAPQIRPFRLGSDPHQTPPTSDLDDAGYLHETADVRRQISHYQVASRSHVTSSSPTARPQAASSDTRPDGILTCEFCEFSSGYMQSLRRHYRDRHGGKKLFKCKDCSFFTCSKSTFTMHVEAGHTVVPEEGPKDLRCPLCLYHTKYKSNMIDHVVLHREERVVPLEVSRYTLSRHLAGGVFRCHKCTFTCSSDQSLQRHVTEHNETKPYQCQLCYYDSRQRYQLETHLRDEHKVIRNFELMGQVNLDRLDAIKERNSSAGEEEEREEDGLGAMEEEIVEDEVEMEESIDEELEQKEEEEENRIEEEEAEKPAPKDVPVVSPSSSSVTASAEKRFPCEFCGRCFTNSIEWERHVLRHGMTVTNSRTDTSTNPAIDASASALPSIGSSTIGTMTDRGVDLSSNGMEVEKEYASDLLQSSNNLNEEDNKEMLETKK